A single window of Paenibacillus sp. SYP-B4298 DNA harbors:
- a CDS encoding ABC transporter substrate-binding protein, with protein MITLVLCGLAGCSASSTPAPNGMGGGDAAAKGTSTNSSAAAASGTSDKQEAAGGERLIRHEAGETKISGTPSRIVVMEYGLLASVLALGEQPVGYTDDGKQGTLEELGFLKQMGDYTPAGTRQQPNLEVIRTLKPDLIIGDYARHNEIYKELSDIAPTLLLPDTKANYEDALNNHLIIGEALGKEAEAAAYVDAHQALLKQTAAMLPQDKSYLIVSLGDKVLNPRTNLFFQPSMLEKAGLKYALQASAPDETAIKASIEQLLEIDPDVLFVTNSELLEEWRKDPLFMQLKAVQEDQVFPVLHSKWSFNRSVPGANVVLEELKALAPSIKSQS; from the coding sequence ATGATAACATTGGTTTTATGTGGGCTTGCGGGCTGTAGCGCTTCTTCGACTCCAGCCCCTAACGGAATGGGCGGCGGGGATGCTGCGGCAAAAGGGACGTCGACGAATTCTTCCGCGGCAGCGGCTAGCGGAACATCGGATAAGCAGGAAGCGGCAGGCGGGGAGCGGCTCATTCGCCATGAGGCGGGCGAGACGAAGATCAGTGGCACGCCGTCGCGTATCGTCGTGATGGAGTATGGATTGCTCGCCTCGGTGCTTGCGCTCGGGGAACAGCCTGTCGGCTACACGGATGATGGCAAGCAAGGAACACTCGAGGAGCTCGGATTTTTGAAGCAAATGGGAGATTACACTCCAGCAGGCACAAGGCAGCAGCCAAACCTGGAAGTCATCCGCACGCTCAAGCCGGATCTGATCATTGGCGACTACGCTCGCCACAATGAAATCTATAAAGAGCTGTCGGACATTGCTCCAACGCTCCTGCTGCCGGATACAAAGGCGAACTATGAGGATGCGCTGAACAATCATCTGATCATTGGCGAGGCGCTGGGCAAGGAAGCGGAGGCGGCAGCCTATGTCGATGCGCATCAAGCACTGCTGAAGCAGACGGCGGCGATGCTGCCGCAGGACAAGAGCTATCTGATCGTCAGTCTGGGGGATAAGGTGCTCAATCCGCGCACGAACCTGTTCTTCCAGCCGAGTATGCTGGAGAAGGCGGGGTTGAAGTATGCGCTCCAGGCAAGCGCGCCGGATGAAACGGCTATCAAGGCCAGCATCGAGCAATTGCTGGAGATTGACCCTGATGTTCTGTTCGTCACGAACAGCGAGCTGCTGGAGGAATGGCGCAAGGACCCGTTGTTCATGCAACTGAAGGCGGTTCAGGAGGATCAGGTTTTCCCGGTGCTGCATAGCAAATGGTCATTCAACCGTAGCGTGCCGGGCGCTAATGTCGTGCTGGAGGAACTGAAGGCTCTTGCACCGAGCATCAAGTCGCAATCCTAG
- a CDS encoding FecCD family ABC transporter permease, whose translation MMMKASQRRGIPGRGSRRRLWTVATACGVLLAVAILISLRYGSTTLSVRVLYDAIFHYTPSREQLILKTLRLPRVVVTVLVGANLGVAGALMQAITRNPLASPSVFGLNAGAAFAVVCMTMLLPGLSAAWRVYGAFAGALGTAVLVYALSHMIRWGKIELNMTLVGVTVQTFLAVGTQAMLIFNESKTEQLLFWLAGSVVGNRTYEASVLAIWSLPGLAAAAWLSRSVSVLGLGDELARGLGQRVRLLRGAALAVVVVLAGVSVSIAGPIGFVGLIVPHMARYILGLDYRRIIPASALLGALLLTLADIGSRWISFPGETPVGIVTALLGTPFFIYLARRRRTGQ comes from the coding sequence ATGATGATGAAAGCCTCACAGCGCCGCGGTATCCCGGGGCGCGGCAGCCGCAGGAGGCTATGGACGGTGGCGACGGCTTGCGGGGTGTTGCTTGCTGTAGCGATCCTGATCTCACTGCGCTATGGCTCAACGACCTTATCCGTCAGGGTGCTATATGATGCGATCTTCCATTACACGCCGAGCAGGGAGCAGTTGATTCTGAAGACCTTGCGTCTGCCGCGCGTGGTGGTTACCGTATTGGTTGGAGCCAATCTGGGCGTTGCCGGGGCGCTGATGCAGGCGATCACTCGCAATCCGCTGGCCTCGCCAAGTGTATTCGGGCTAAATGCGGGCGCTGCCTTCGCGGTAGTATGCATGACGATGCTGCTGCCGGGACTGTCTGCAGCCTGGCGAGTATATGGCGCTTTTGCCGGTGCGCTCGGAACCGCAGTTCTCGTGTATGCCTTGAGCCATATGATCCGGTGGGGAAAGATCGAATTGAACATGACACTGGTCGGTGTCACAGTTCAAACCTTCCTGGCTGTAGGTACTCAGGCGATGCTGATCTTCAATGAGAGCAAGACCGAGCAGCTCTTGTTCTGGCTTGCCGGTTCAGTCGTCGGTAACCGGACTTATGAGGCATCCGTATTGGCAATATGGAGTCTGCCTGGACTTGCTGCGGCTGCTTGGCTCAGTCGTTCGGTATCGGTGCTGGGACTGGGGGACGAGCTGGCTCGGGGACTGGGGCAGCGGGTGCGGCTGCTGCGCGGGGCGGCGCTGGCGGTCGTCGTTGTGCTTGCCGGGGTCTCGGTATCGATCGCCGGCCCGATCGGCTTTGTCGGGCTCATCGTTCCGCATATGGCTCGCTACATACTCGGCCTCGATTATCGGCGGATTATTCCGGCCAGTGCGCTGCTCGGGGCGCTGCTGCTGACGCTCGCCGACATCGGATCGCGCTGGATCAGCTTTCCTGGAGAGACGCCGGTCGGCATCGTTACCGCATTATTGGGCACGCCATTCTTTATTTATCTGGCGCGCAGAAGGAGAACGGGACAATGA
- a CDS encoding FecCD family ABC transporter permease, which yields MTEAMRKEQDRDLSNVQLTVERGRGSRQQWLVLLGLASTLLLVALLSLVLGAIPIPPAEIAAVLLGHGNPDYRVILLDYRLARVLIGALIGAGLSVAGTVIQTLLRNPLASPGTLGITAGAGLGAVMVALLLPASMAGMMSPAAMVGGAAVALAIYFIAYRGGIDPIRLALVGVAMGAFCSAGIDLILLRGSANLATALVWLTGSLWGRGWSELFGLLPWIGVLLPVVWRLALQLDLLQLGEAAAQGLGMRVAAIRLLLFCAVVGLAGASVSAAGTIGFVGLISPHMARLLVGGRHRILLPTAALCGSSLVLAADLCGRLLRPPLEIPAGLIISAVGAPFFIYLLWRVSRKRR from the coding sequence ATGACGGAAGCAATGCGGAAGGAGCAGGACCGCGACTTGAGCAACGTGCAGTTGACAGTAGAACGAGGGCGGGGCTCGCGTCAGCAGTGGCTGGTGCTGCTGGGGCTCGCATCCACTCTGCTGCTCGTCGCGCTGCTGAGTCTGGTGCTGGGCGCGATCCCGATTCCGCCTGCGGAGATAGCTGCTGTATTGCTCGGTCACGGGAATCCCGATTATCGCGTGATTCTGCTTGATTATCGGCTGGCACGTGTGCTGATCGGCGCACTGATCGGCGCAGGGCTGTCTGTTGCGGGGACGGTCATTCAGACGCTGCTGCGCAACCCGCTTGCCTCCCCGGGCACGCTGGGCATTACCGCAGGCGCTGGACTGGGCGCGGTCATGGTGGCGCTGCTGCTCCCTGCTTCGATGGCAGGGATGATGTCCCCAGCGGCAATGGTTGGCGGGGCAGCCGTAGCACTGGCCATCTACTTCATCGCGTATCGCGGCGGCATCGATCCGATACGACTGGCGCTCGTCGGTGTCGCGATGGGCGCATTTTGCAGCGCAGGAATCGACCTGATCCTGCTGCGCGGCAGCGCCAATCTCGCAACCGCACTCGTCTGGCTGACCGGCAGCCTGTGGGGGCGCGGCTGGAGCGAGCTGTTCGGGCTGCTGCCCTGGATTGGGGTGCTCCTGCCCGTCGTCTGGCGTCTGGCGCTCCAGCTAGATCTGCTGCAACTGGGCGAGGCGGCGGCACAGGGGCTTGGCATGCGGGTAGCAGCGATCCGGCTGCTGCTGTTTTGCGCGGTCGTCGGCCTGGCTGGCGCCTCGGTATCCGCTGCGGGCACGATCGGCTTCGTCGGCCTCATCTCCCCGCATATGGCCCGCCTGCTTGTCGGCGGGCGTCATCGCATTCTGCTGCCGACGGCAGCCTTATGCGGCTCATCGCTTGTGCTGGCCGCCGATCTATGCGGTCGGCTGCTGCGCCCGCCGCTGGAGATTCCGGCGGGGCTGATTATTAGCGCGGTCGGCGCTCCCTTCTTCATCTATCTGCTATGGCGTGTTTCCCGCAAGCGTCGCTAG
- a CDS encoding PEP/pyruvate-binding domain-containing protein has protein sequence MNAEMSSRASTGMAGFDDVIDGLRLGDNVVWQVDSVDHYREMVAPYVARAKQDRRKLVYVRFGRHEPVVEDDPAIRVYQLDANKGFESFAMAVHSLMEHEGRKTFYVFDCLTELLEHWYSDAMIANFFNVSCPFLYELDTIAYFAIIRNAHTYSTIAGIRETTQLLLDLYQVNGNFYIHPLKVWSRYSPTMFFPHLIDGGEALCITASAQAAELFSAIHRGEERLDYWDVIINRSREALQQDAAQQEPHKRLLMSLLIGSESRMIRLCDRFFTLEDLVMMASREIGTGFIGGKSVGMLLARRIAERAGGERFAPYLEPHDSYYIGVDVFYTYVVQNGWWALRARQRTEEGYFKHAPELQEKLLRGRFSEGIRRRFMELLEYYGQSPIIVRSSSLLEDNFGNAFAGKYESVFCANQGTPEERYEAFEQAVRTVYASMMNEDALAYRMDRGLVEQDEQMALLVQRVSGDHYQDMYFPHVAGVGNSSNLYVWDPDVDMDAGMLRLVFGLGTRAVDRTVGDYVKIVSLDDPLRRTPMNAEDVRKFSQHNVDLISLQDNRLATVDADGLLALPLKADRSLFATVDYQTADRMRELGYTGRPTPHILDFQKLLRETEFPVLMRELLALLSSVYEYPVDIEFTANFTPQGRFKINLLQCRPLQTRGLGQPVSIPRLDDGKGCFFATKGSFMGGNVRLPIDYVVYVRPEPYLLLSEQDKYAVARQIGRIGRELKGKRVMLVGPGRWGTTTPSLGVPVRFSEICYMSVICEVASAGGGFMPELSYGSHFFQDLVETGIFYAAIFDGREGVVFHPSLVLGQDNMLAALLPQGESYADVIHIAATMGLEIYSDIVSQTLICR, from the coding sequence ATGAATGCGGAAATGAGCAGTCGGGCCAGCACAGGCATGGCTGGCTTCGATGATGTCATTGACGGGCTGCGCCTGGGAGACAATGTCGTGTGGCAGGTCGATTCGGTCGACCATTATCGGGAGATGGTCGCGCCTTATGTAGCCCGGGCGAAGCAGGACAGGCGCAAGCTGGTCTATGTCCGCTTCGGCCGCCATGAGCCGGTGGTGGAGGATGATCCGGCTATCCGGGTCTATCAACTGGATGCGAATAAAGGGTTCGAGAGCTTCGCCATGGCGGTGCATAGCTTGATGGAGCATGAAGGGCGTAAAACCTTTTATGTATTCGATTGTCTGACCGAGCTGTTGGAGCATTGGTATTCGGATGCGATGATTGCTAATTTCTTCAACGTCTCCTGTCCGTTCCTCTATGAGTTGGATACGATCGCGTACTTCGCGATCATCCGCAATGCCCATACCTACAGCACAATTGCCGGCATTCGCGAGACGACGCAACTGCTGCTCGATCTGTACCAGGTGAACGGTAACTTCTATATTCACCCGCTCAAGGTATGGTCGCGTTATTCGCCGACGATGTTTTTTCCGCATCTGATAGATGGCGGGGAGGCGCTATGTATAACGGCGAGCGCGCAGGCGGCGGAGCTATTCTCGGCCATTCACCGCGGCGAGGAGCGGCTCGACTACTGGGATGTCATCATCAATCGGTCGCGCGAAGCGTTGCAACAGGATGCAGCACAGCAGGAGCCGCACAAGCGGCTGCTGATGTCGCTGCTGATTGGCAGCGAATCGCGTATGATCAGGCTGTGTGACCGGTTTTTTACGCTGGAGGATCTGGTCATGATGGCCTCGCGCGAGATCGGCACCGGCTTCATCGGGGGCAAGAGCGTCGGTATGCTGCTGGCGCGACGCATCGCGGAGCGGGCGGGAGGAGAGCGATTCGCTCCGTATCTGGAGCCGCATGATTCCTACTATATCGGAGTGGATGTGTTCTATACCTATGTTGTGCAGAACGGCTGGTGGGCGCTGCGAGCGAGGCAGCGGACGGAGGAGGGCTACTTCAAGCATGCTCCTGAGCTGCAGGAGAAGCTGCTGCGCGGCAGATTCTCCGAGGGCATCCGCAGACGGTTCATGGAGCTGCTCGAATATTATGGCCAGTCCCCGATTATCGTCCGCTCCAGCTCGCTGCTGGAGGACAACTTCGGCAACGCCTTCGCGGGCAAATACGAGAGCGTGTTCTGCGCCAATCAGGGGACGCCGGAGGAGCGTTACGAGGCATTCGAGCAGGCGGTACGTACCGTCTATGCGAGCATGATGAATGAGGATGCGCTCGCGTACCGGATGGATCGCGGGCTAGTCGAACAGGATGAGCAGATGGCGCTGCTCGTGCAGCGCGTGTCTGGCGACCATTACCAGGATATGTACTTTCCGCATGTTGCCGGGGTAGGCAATTCCTCCAATCTGTATGTGTGGGACCCGGATGTCGATATGGATGCGGGCATGCTGCGGCTCGTATTTGGACTCGGTACACGCGCCGTCGACCGCACAGTCGGAGATTATGTGAAGATCGTCAGCCTGGATGACCCGCTCCGCCGCACGCCGATGAATGCGGAGGATGTGCGCAAGTTCTCTCAACATAACGTCGACCTGATCTCCCTCCAGGACAACCGGCTGGCGACAGTGGATGCAGATGGACTGCTGGCGCTCCCGCTCAAGGCTGATCGCTCCTTGTTTGCCACGGTAGATTACCAGACGGCTGACCGGATGCGAGAGCTGGGCTACACAGGTCGGCCAACTCCGCATATACTTGATTTCCAGAAGCTGCTGCGAGAGACGGAATTCCCTGTTCTGATGAGGGAGCTGCTGGCGCTGCTGTCCTCTGTATACGAATATCCGGTTGATATTGAGTTTACGGCTAATTTTACGCCACAGGGTCGATTCAAGATCAATCTGCTCCAATGCCGTCCGCTCCAGACGAGAGGTCTGGGTCAGCCGGTCAGCATTCCGCGGCTGGATGACGGCAAAGGCTGCTTCTTCGCGACGAAGGGCAGCTTCATGGGCGGCAATGTACGCCTGCCGATTGATTATGTCGTCTATGTGCGGCCAGAGCCTTATCTGCTGCTAAGCGAGCAGGACAAGTACGCAGTGGCGCGTCAGATCGGCAGGATAGGCCGCGAGCTGAAGGGCAAGCGTGTTATGCTGGTCGGGCCGGGGCGATGGGGAACGACGACGCCCTCGCTTGGCGTGCCTGTACGATTCTCCGAAATCTGTTATATGTCGGTCATCTGCGAGGTGGCCTCTGCAGGTGGCGGCTTCATGCCGGAGTTGTCTTACGGCAGCCATTTCTTTCAGGATCTTGTGGAGACGGGTATCTTCTACGCAGCGATCTTCGACGGGCGGGAAGGGGTCGTGTTCCATCCGTCGCTGGTGCTGGGACAGGACAATATGCTGGCGGCTCTGCTGCCGCAGGGTGAGTCGTATGCCGATGTCATTCATATTGCAGCTACGATGGGCTTGGAGATCTATTCGGACATCGTCAGCCAGACGCTGATCTGTAGGTAG
- a CDS encoding organic hydroperoxide resistance protein: MSALYTATATAEGGRSGQVTSSDGILNEVLTMPRELGGDGAAGTNPEQLFAAGYAACFESALRMVARKHKAKVDGTKVTAAISIHKDGEGFKLSAALTVSIPGMEREAATKLAEAAHQECPYSKATRGNMEVAIAVEA; this comes from the coding sequence ATGAGCGCATTGTATACAGCTACAGCTACCGCAGAAGGCGGAAGAAGCGGTCAAGTCACCTCGTCAGACGGTATCCTCAATGAGGTGCTGACGATGCCTAGAGAACTTGGCGGCGACGGCGCCGCGGGAACGAATCCCGAGCAGTTGTTTGCAGCAGGGTATGCCGCCTGCTTCGAGAGCGCCCTGCGGATGGTTGCCCGCAAGCACAAGGCCAAGGTCGACGGGACGAAGGTAACTGCGGCGATCTCCATCCATAAGGATGGCGAGGGGTTCAAGCTGTCCGCAGCCTTGACAGTCAGCATCCCCGGCATGGAGCGCGAAGCCGCCACCAAGCTGGCGGAGGCCGCTCACCAGGAATGCCCCTATTCCAAAGCGACACGCGGCAACATGGAGGTTGCTATTGCGGTTGAAGCATGA
- a CDS encoding ABC transporter substrate-binding protein, whose translation MNTNAQPPANTAATGNSSAVDSSPATAGAEGTKSVSTVKGDVEIPLHPERIVAEEYLGTLIALDVIPVGAPGLTLQNYYFEQALNGVADTGQYGQPSVENIVGLQPDLILIGSANNYDQLSKISPTLVIPYGELKNVHEELTYFGKLLDREEQAKAWLKQYDERVAAARAKVDAAIPDDATFSIMEVGDKSTWVYGDNFGRGGQPIYQALGRKPPERVRAEIMEKQWMELSAEMLDHYAGDYIIMTSNSRTVEDFESDPLWGSLPAVKNGRLYVWPEERSWYYDPLAVQSQIEELTAWLAPDH comes from the coding sequence GTGAATACGAATGCTCAACCTCCCGCCAATACCGCCGCTACGGGCAATTCGTCTGCTGTAGACTCTAGTCCTGCTACTGCCGGAGCAGAAGGAACGAAGAGCGTATCGACCGTCAAAGGGGATGTCGAGATTCCCTTACATCCCGAGCGGATCGTTGCGGAAGAGTACCTCGGCACGCTGATTGCGCTTGATGTCATTCCGGTAGGCGCTCCCGGATTAACTCTACAAAATTATTATTTTGAACAGGCGCTCAATGGTGTCGCTGATACGGGCCAATACGGACAGCCATCTGTTGAAAACATTGTCGGCTTACAGCCCGATCTGATCCTTATCGGCAGCGCCAACAACTATGATCAGCTCAGTAAAATTTCACCAACCTTGGTTATTCCGTATGGTGAGTTGAAAAATGTCCATGAGGAGCTGACCTACTTCGGTAAACTGCTGGACCGCGAAGAACAAGCGAAAGCCTGGCTCAAGCAATATGATGAGCGTGTCGCGGCAGCCAGAGCGAAGGTGGATGCGGCGATTCCTGACGATGCTACCTTCTCTATTATGGAGGTTGGAGACAAGTCCACCTGGGTATACGGGGATAATTTTGGCCGTGGCGGCCAGCCTATCTACCAAGCGCTGGGGAGAAAGCCGCCTGAGCGGGTCAGGGCGGAAATTATGGAGAAACAATGGATGGAGCTGTCGGCTGAAATGCTCGACCACTATGCTGGGGATTATATAATTATGACCTCAAACAGTCGAACGGTCGAGGATTTCGAGAGCGACCCGCTCTGGGGCAGCTTACCTGCGGTCAAGAACGGACGGCTCTACGTCTGGCCCGAGGAACGCTCCTGGTACTATGATCCGCTAGCCGTACAGTCTCAGATCGAAGAACTGACAGCTTGGCTCGCTCCTGATCATTAA
- a CDS encoding AraC family transcriptional regulator, with the protein MSFNDSLSSCTPTFYMPVRVAALNSLIIQAVNEEVAARARILIISGGEGMLEQFGVVYPLYRGSVWMSEPTSNSSIRINERMPLKGTLIEYRAFTADGSRALSIQPAKPLIRCSDPLLRLALDLEQAWRQPNADPLQAQSLFTRLLEILLGELLSSHDRPISWLEQVLRYMHTHFAQELSREQLAVLAGVSPEHFSRVFHKATGQTYNAYLTMLRIRRAQLEILHGAANVGTIALDVGFKESAYFSRKFKQLTGMPPGAYRSKPKRAAALNLNHTACLHALGITPEAGVYTPWLEQLPGVQPSRRLNPGKEPFDDTYAALRAVNPDIIFNYNTSDVNKALLPIAPVVGLPFMHMDWREQFRCIADMMNKRPAAEARLQRYNEHMVRLNRQLDLRLGTRGTAVIWEVGNSSACCFSSSFGRGCQIVYDDLGFQLPSVMVEQAIEAKGYIEMEIEEMPSVDADYIFITGWPTHPSASSRIMLLLQSPQWLALEAVRSKRVYMLSSTDVFFGYDPLSSEAQLQELQRVLLS; encoded by the coding sequence ATGTCTTTCAATGATTCCTTATCCTCATGTACGCCCACCTTTTATATGCCGGTACGCGTGGCCGCTCTCAACAGTCTCATCATCCAGGCGGTCAATGAAGAGGTTGCTGCGCGAGCCAGAATACTCATCATTAGCGGCGGCGAAGGGATGCTGGAGCAATTCGGCGTCGTCTATCCACTGTACCGAGGCAGCGTGTGGATGAGTGAGCCTACATCCAATTCATCTATACGCATTAACGAGCGAATGCCGCTAAAGGGGACACTAATTGAATATCGCGCGTTCACCGCTGATGGTTCCCGTGCGCTGTCGATTCAGCCAGCCAAGCCATTGATTCGTTGCTCAGATCCGCTGCTGCGCCTTGCACTAGATCTGGAGCAAGCCTGGCGGCAGCCCAATGCTGACCCGCTCCAAGCACAGAGCCTCTTCACCAGACTGCTGGAGATCTTGCTCGGCGAGTTGCTCTCTAGCCATGACAGGCCCATCTCTTGGCTGGAACAGGTTCTACGGTATATGCACACCCATTTCGCCCAAGAATTAAGCCGAGAGCAATTGGCAGTACTGGCTGGAGTCAGCCCTGAGCATTTCTCCCGCGTTTTTCATAAAGCAACTGGCCAGACGTACAATGCCTACCTGACTATGCTGAGAATTCGCCGTGCCCAGTTGGAGATTTTACATGGCGCTGCAAATGTGGGCACGATAGCCCTGGATGTCGGCTTCAAAGAAAGTGCTTATTTCAGCCGCAAATTCAAACAACTGACGGGGATGCCCCCCGGCGCTTATCGTAGTAAGCCTAAGCGTGCCGCCGCGCTTAATCTCAATCATACCGCCTGCCTGCACGCGCTTGGCATTACACCAGAGGCAGGAGTCTATACGCCGTGGTTAGAGCAGCTTCCTGGCGTTCAGCCCAGTCGCAGATTGAATCCTGGCAAAGAGCCTTTTGACGACACCTATGCTGCGCTGCGCGCCGTGAATCCGGATATCATCTTCAATTACAACACATCAGATGTAAATAAAGCGCTGCTCCCGATTGCCCCGGTCGTCGGGCTGCCGTTTATGCACATGGATTGGCGGGAGCAGTTCCGTTGTATTGCCGATATGATGAACAAGCGTCCAGCCGCTGAAGCACGACTCCAGCGCTATAATGAACACATGGTACGTTTAAACAGGCAGCTTGATCTGAGACTTGGCACGAGGGGAACGGCAGTCATCTGGGAGGTCGGCAACAGCTCAGCCTGTTGCTTCAGTAGCAGCTTCGGCAGAGGATGTCAGATTGTCTATGACGATCTTGGTTTTCAGCTACCATCTGTCATGGTTGAGCAGGCGATCGAAGCCAAAGGCTATATCGAGATGGAGATCGAAGAGATGCCCTCCGTGGATGCGGACTACATCTTCATTACCGGGTGGCCGACTCATCCATCCGCTTCCAGCCGGATCATGCTGCTGCTGCAATCCCCCCAGTGGCTCGCCCTGGAGGCCGTGCGCAGCAAGCGGGTATACATGCTAAGCAGCACAGACGTATTCTTCGGCTACGATCCGCTGTCCTCTGAAGCACAGCTTCAGGAGCTGCAGCGAGTGCTGCTGTCCTGA
- a CDS encoding DUF1273 domain-containing protein produces the protein MIKNILVTGYRAHELGIYNQKHPGIPYIRQAIANRLIPLAEEGLEWIITPGQYGVDLWACEAVIDLKLQYPDLQLAVITAYSNQEETWKEERQAYYERVLKHVDYYGAVSHQPYAGTWQFRARDELLLRKTDGILLVYDEEAGAGSPRFIKEQARRKSERDGYVCLSISSEDIQSLVSEAAYDSMEPVSE, from the coding sequence ATGATAAAAAATATATTGGTTACAGGCTATCGCGCCCATGAGCTAGGCATCTACAATCAGAAGCATCCGGGCATCCCCTATATTCGCCAAGCGATCGCCAATCGGCTCATTCCGCTCGCAGAGGAGGGGCTGGAGTGGATAATCACGCCAGGGCAATATGGTGTCGATCTGTGGGCTTGCGAAGCGGTTATTGACTTGAAGCTGCAGTATCCTGACTTGCAGTTGGCAGTCATTACAGCGTACAGCAATCAGGAGGAGACATGGAAGGAGGAGCGTCAGGCGTACTATGAGCGTGTGTTGAAGCACGTGGACTATTACGGAGCGGTCAGCCACCAGCCCTATGCTGGAACATGGCAATTCCGCGCACGTGATGAGCTGCTGCTGCGCAAGACGGACGGCATCTTGCTCGTCTACGATGAGGAGGCGGGGGCGGGAAGTCCGCGATTCATCAAGGAGCAAGCGAGGCGCAAAAGTGAGCGAGATGGGTATGTCTGCCTGAGTATTAGTTCTGAGGATATTCAAAGTCTGGTCAGCGAGGCTGCTTATGATAGCATGGAGCCGGTGAGCGAATAA
- a CDS encoding YqkE family protein has translation MAKKRRQAPAPSASAGSSAPTLKDMLSPDVLRKLKAQAEELKATEAAQQEQRRKEAEEQRKAEQKRLEGDFEYLLNNTNMDWKKYK, from the coding sequence TTGGCGAAGAAGAGACGGCAGGCTCCGGCACCTTCAGCATCGGCTGGGAGCAGTGCTCCGACATTGAAGGATATGCTTAGCCCGGATGTGCTCCGTAAGCTCAAGGCTCAGGCTGAAGAGCTTAAAGCGACCGAGGCTGCTCAGCAGGAACAGCGGCGCAAGGAGGCCGAGGAGCAGCGCAAGGCAGAGCAGAAGCGGCTGGAAGGGGATTTTGAGTATTTACTGAACAACACCAATATGGATTGGAAGAAATACAAGTAG
- a CDS encoding DUF1697 domain-containing protein: MIYVALLRGINVGGNNKINMKELKHTFEQAGMGSVVTYIQSGNIIFADSAHSSAELAALLEQAIVDDFGLCIRVLLRSLPEMQAIVSALPEHWSNDEAMKSDCLFLWEEADNPDVLKQLPLKPGIGTVMYVPGAVLASFSREEAARSGMNKLIGSKVYQHMTVRNVNTTRRIYELMTAAE, translated from the coding sequence ATGATCTATGTCGCATTGCTACGCGGAATCAACGTGGGTGGCAATAATAAAATCAATATGAAGGAGCTCAAGCATACCTTCGAGCAAGCGGGAATGGGGTCGGTCGTTACTTATATTCAGTCCGGCAATATTATATTTGCCGACTCGGCACATTCCAGCGCTGAACTTGCAGCTCTGCTGGAGCAGGCGATCGTGGATGACTTCGGACTGTGCATTCGCGTGCTCCTCCGCAGCCTGCCCGAGATGCAGGCCATCGTATCCGCGCTGCCGGAGCATTGGAGCAATGACGAGGCGATGAAGAGTGATTGCCTGTTCCTATGGGAGGAGGCGGATAATCCCGATGTGCTCAAGCAGTTGCCTCTCAAGCCAGGCATCGGCACCGTCATGTATGTGCCTGGAGCCGTGCTGGCCTCGTTCAGCCGGGAGGAGGCCGCTCGCAGCGGAATGAACAAGCTCATCGGGTCAAAGGTGTATCAGCATATGACCGTTCGCAATGTCAATACAACTCGGCGCATCTATGAGCTGATGACCGCCGCGGAATAA